A region of Sugiyamaella lignohabitans strain CBS 10342 chromosome A, complete sequence DNA encodes the following proteins:
- the MAL11 gene encoding Mal11p (High-affinity maltose transporter (alpha-glucoside transporter); inducible; encoded in the MAL1 complex locus; broad substrate specificity that includes maltotriose; required for isomaltose utilization; GO_component: GO:0016021 - integral component of membrane [Evidence IEA,IEA]; GO_component: GO:0016021 - integral component of membrane [Evidence ISM] [PMID 12192589]; GO_component: GO:0016020 - membrane [Evidence IEA,IEA,IEA]; GO_component: GO:0005886 - plasma membrane [Evidence ISS] [PMID 16741702]; GO_component: GO:0005886 - plasma membrane [Evidence ISS] [PMID 8594329]; GO_function: GO:0005352 - alpha-glucoside:proton symporter activity [Evidence IDA] [PMID 12702465]; GO_function: GO:0005364 - maltose:proton symporter activity [Evidence IMP] [PMID 1999393]; GO_function: GO:0005364 - maltose:proton symporter activity [Evidence IMP] [PMID 8594329]; GO_function: GO:0022891 - substrate-specific transmembrane transporter activity [Evidence IEA]; GO_function: GO:0015293 - symporter activity [Evidence IEA]; GO_function: GO:0022857 - transmembrane transporter activity [Evidence IEA]; GO_function: GO:0015574 - trehalose transmembrane transporter activity [Evidence IDA] [PMID 12702465]; GO_process: GO:0008643 - carbohydrate transport [Evidence IEA]; GO_process: GO:0046352 - disaccharide catabolic process [Evidence IMP] [PMID 20562106]; GO_process: GO:0000023 - maltose metabolic process [Evidence IEA]; GO_process: GO:0015768 - maltose transport [Evidence IGI] [PMID 6371820]; GO_process: GO:0015768 - maltose transport [Evidence IMP] [PMID 8594329]; GO_process: GO:0055085 - transmembrane transport [Evidence IEA]; GO_process: GO:0006810 - transport [Evidence IEA]; GO_process: GO:0015771 - trehalose transport [Evidence IDA] [PMID 12702465]), with protein MSKEGEFQDEVEVPGVTATEAEINARAAQMAAHKDGYRAAFKRYPKIFFWIGVMLWMLILMGFDNSAGGQVLSIPKFRENFGGGLFVDGNFLLSASWQSAIQAGPTAMNVVGLYVGSYTADHLGKRIVLFAAICISFAAIGVEYSCKTIETFFAGKMVNGFALGIMSALCVSYVAEISPLSIRGIATGCCNLSQTIGPFIGSILGNYVGTKNNDWSYKSLFVAQWLFGGIAILVQPWMPESPAFYLKKGKEDKARKQLRRLCSNEEDAEDQLNVLKITLYEAEQLYNGGSYIQCFKGTNLRRTLLAGLVFFTHPMSGVSFNSSYGPFIYQLIGISAQESFRIGIGAQVLSMGGTIASFFIIDRFGRRPLILCGLTALMINLLCTGITGTQSQHSAAARTACVAFLTMFNFWYNGGIGAIAYAIASEIPTSVLRTKTVAIALSVNQGFGTMWTFVLPFIINPNEGNLGPKVGFIFFALSMINLVLLYLFLPEIAHRTFEELDELFANHVPAREFKKYITAAEVKAEQAFNQKGIADGTINEKQQDIEMVEHA; from the coding sequence ATGTCGAAAGAAGGTGAATTTCaagatgaagttgaagttcCAGGTGTGACAGCCACCGAGGCTGAGATCAATGCTCGTGCTGCTCAAATGGCTGCTCACAAAGATGGATATAGAGCTGCTTTCAAACGGTATCCCAAgatctttttttggatCGGTGTCATGTTATGGATGTTGATTCTCATGGGTTTTGATAATTCGGCCGGTGGTCAGGTATTAAGTATTCCAAAATTCAGAGAAAACTTCGGTGGTGGTCTTTTTGTCGACGGCAACTTTTTGTTATCTGCTTCGTGGCAATCAGCCATTCAAGCTGGTCCTACTGCTATGAATGTCGTTGGACTTTATGTTGGCTCGTATACTGCCGACCACTTAGGAAAGAGGATCGTTTTGTTTGCTGCTATCTGTATTTCATTTGCTGCCATTGGTGTTGAATATTCTTGTAAAACCATTGAGACTTTCTTTGCTGGTAAGATGGTAAATGGTTTTGCTCTTGGTATCATGTCTGCTCTCTGTGTCTCATATGTCGCCGAGATTTCTCCACTCTCAATCCGTGGTATTGCTACTGGTTGTTGTAACTTGTCTCAAACTATCGGTCCCTTCATTGGTAGTATTCTTGGCAACTATGTTGGTACCAAGAACAACGATTGGAGTTACAagagtttgtttgttgctCAATGGTTGTTTGGAGGTATTGCCATTCTTGTTCAACCATGGATGCCTGAATCCCCTGCCTTTTATCTTAAGAAAGGTAAAGAAGATAAAGCAAGAAAGCAACTTCGACGACTTTGTtctaatgaagaagacgcCGAAGACCAGCTTAACGTTTTGAAGATCACCCTTTATGAAGCCGAGCAATTATACAACGGTGGCAGTTATATCCAGTGTTTCAAGGGAACCAATCTCCGTCGTACTTTACTTGCTGGTTTGGTCTTTTTCACTCACCCTATGTCTGGAGTTTCATTCAACTCATCGTATGGACCATTTATTTACCAACTCATTGGAATTAGTGCTCAAGAAAGTTTCAGAATCGGTATCGGTGCTCAGGTTCTCTCCATGGGTGGTACTATCGCAtccttcttcatcatcgacaGATTTGGTAGACGTCCTCTGATTCTTTGCGGTCTTACTGCTCTGATGATCAATCTTCTTTGTACTGGTATCACCGGTACTCAGTCTCAACattcagctgctgctcgtACCGCCTGTGTAGCATTCCTAACCATGTTCAACTTCTGGTACAATGGAGGTATCGGCGCCATTGCTTATGCTATTGCCTCAGAAATCCCCACGTCAGTGTTGCGAACCAAGACTGTAGCCATTGCATTGTCGGTGAATCAGGGTTTTGGAACCATGTGGACATTTGTTCTTCCCTTCATTATCAACCCCAACGAGGGCAACCTTGGTCCCAAGGTCGgtttcatcttctttgcCCTGTCGATGATTAATCTCGTTCTGCTGTACCTGTTCCTTCCCGAGATTGCTCACAGAACCTTCGAAGAGCTGGACGAGCTCTTTGCCAACCACGTTCCTGCCAGAGAGTTCAAGAAGTACATCACCGCTGCCGAAGTCAAGGCCGAGCAGGCATTCAACCAAAAGGGAATTGCCGACGGAACGATTAACGAAAAACAACAAGACATTGAAATGGTCGAGCATGCTTAA